The genomic window TCTAAGTTAAATGATGTACATAGGCTACAAAGGTTATTTTGGTAAGCAGACTGCTGTCTGTTGGGAAAAGTGTTTGAACATATAACAGAATTGATTCTACTTAATATTGTCATTTCAAAAAGCCCAGCCTATCAGGAAATTGGCATTCGAACATGATGTCAGTTGACAAGCGACGTGAAAGGCGGGCGGAGCATATTACCGAGGGCACCTTTTATGTGCAGATGACAGTTTTTGCTTTAGGTGGAGGTGGTCAAAACAATTGGACTACTTATAAACGTTAAATACATTACTTCAGCTTGCCTTGTGAAATATTCTTTATAAAATATAGGTCACCATAGTCTGGATgtttcaaatataaaaaggaCACCGCTTTCTTGCCTgtgtatcaaaatattttcgAGTTAAAATATCTCCTGTTTGTATCATCTtcccttggcagatatagccGTCAGTTCTGGCctttacacatgaaattttcaccaatcaaaacgagcgttaccgatgtacttcatcggtgatgtttacaaacacacatgaagcttgtcattttgatgagtgatgtttacaaacacgcAGGcaggcttgtgtcattttgatgagatgtGTGATCAGTAACTTCTATCTattgatcaaacactgtgaATGATTCCCCAAAGATTGTACgtctctgtatttaggtaaaatgccatgataTAGCCGACATGGCACCTCTGAATGCAATTTAATTGGATGCCCAGGGCGTGACGGTTTAAAcacgactatatctgccaagggttcgtggagtaTAACGTAATATGAAGCCCTGGCTAGTGAAGATGTGTTGGTATCAGTATAATAAAGTTTCAATACGGAGTTTCTGTTTTCCCTCGACCATCCTTACTTTACTTACTTGCCTTGACTATACTTATTTCCCATGACCATTCATGTTTCCTTCGGATTCGCATTGGGAAATAGACCTGGTATCGGGAAGCCAGAAACTTGATATATCCCTCTATCCCATACTTTAATTTCTGGTAACATAGAAGCACAGCAGTTTGAAAAGATGTCGAATAAGAGCATTTAAAAGCAACTTTAGTCGGAGAATTATATATCTGCTGTAATTCTACAGTTGGGGCTAAGGTAAAGGCATACCAGTAAAGTATTATCGGctatatatattacagcttATACGGTTTTGGAGATTTGTTTATAACTTGAAGATGATATTGTATTTGGGTTATGATAGTGTCCAAGTATTATTGATTTTACTATTACGGTCAACCAATTAACAGGTGGCTATTTAGTGGTACTGAACTGTGGAGTTGACAAAGACGGTAAAGGCCTTTTTCCAATAAAGGGAGGAATGCCACAACTCGGGAAATTACTAAGTACAATGCTTCATGATGGTCTTATTACACAGGTGAGTAAGTGTTTCCATGACATCGTGATACAGAAGTGGGTGTCGTTATAACATCGTGACATAAGTGTATGTGTCGTTATGACATTGTGACATAAGCGTctttatgacatcataacacAGATGTGTATGTCTATCTTTAAGCCATCGTAACACAAGTGTCTGTGTGTGTGGTTATGACATCGTAATACAGGTGTGGGTGTCGTGATGACGTCGTGACAAAAGTGTATGTGTTATCATGACATCGTAACAAGTATGTGTGTATGTCGTTATGACATCGTTACACGTGCGTGTGTCGTTATGACATCGTATCACATGTGTATGACGTTATGACATCGTAACACAAGTGTGTGTGTCGTTATTGCATCGTAACAGGTGTGTATGTGACGTTATGACATCGTGACACGACTGTGCAAGTGTCGTTTTGAAATCAATACATGTGTCGTTATGACATCGATACATGGGTTTTAAAGTGtcgttataacattgtaacacaCGTGTGTATGTGTGCTGTTATGACATCGTAACCATGGTGTGTATGTGTGCTGTTATGACATTGACACACGTGCGTGTGTCGTTATGACATCGATACACAGGTGTATTTGTGTCGTTATGACATCGATACAcaggtgtatgtgtgtagttaTGACATCATTACACGTGTGCCTGTGTGACGGTATGACATCGTAACACAGGTGTGTATGTGTCGTTATGGCATCGTAACACAAGTGTGTATGTCGTTATGACATCGTTACACGTGCGTGTGTCGTTATGACATCGTAACACAAGTTTGTGTCGTTATGACATCCCTACAGATGCGTGTGTCGTTATAACATCGTAACACaggtgtgtatgtgttgttatgCCATCGTTACACGTGCGTGTTATTGAATAAGTAAAATTTTACATAGaacgtgttttatatttgaaatacagTTTCATCAATCATAAGCATTGaagtcaatattttatttgtttcaaagGGGTATGAAAACAATTATTTGCAAACTTAAGTAATATTCTGCTACGCggtttcaaacatttttttcatacacatatgaaacaagaaatattgaCATGAATGATTGATTATACTTCAAACTTCATCTTCCCATAACTTCATCACTTCTGGATATCGAAATCAgtagtatgacgtcacaattacaACCGATAACGTTAACAGGAGAAAGTCATAAACCAAACAAGCTGAACAAAAGAAAACTAATTCTAATAGCTTACATACGCGTATCTTCTTTAGTTTTATCAATACTTTAGCAGAAGATGAGAAAGTCGCGTATCTTCTTTAGTTCTATCTCGACTCTAGAAGATGAGAAAGTCTGTGATTACACGACGAGTGAAGAAAACATAGTCACCAGACTTATGTTAGGGTAATAATTTAGTTCCTGTAATTATCATGCTTGTTTAGTGAGTAGTGTTTAATTTTATGAATGTCTGATTCGGGTATAGGAGGAATTCCTCGGCACGAACTTTGATGTGGACATATACAGAACTGAGGAAGACCACAGCCGCCCGTTTACACAGGGGGACAGGCTGACGCAGATGGGTCTAGAACTGCTATCGGTTCGCTCATTCACCAACTGGCTGGAGCATCACACGTTCGAAATCGTGGATAAAGGTATACCACTCGAGCTTCTTTATAGTCTTTCTTGGGAAACAAAGTTATCTTAACACGAAAAACGAATACATTCGTAATTTGGAAAGATGTTAATGATCTTTAAAAAGAAAGGATGAGATGACCAGGACTTGTCAATAATAAATTGTGTGAAGTTATTAGAAATTGATATTTCACTAATCCCACTTctgaaaaaatcaatttaaatgatACTAAAATGGCAGTAAGTGATTAAGTTTGGATGAGCTCTTGGAGCTGTCATATACGATTGTATAAAGTGTTTTTGTCTCCAGATAAACACAACAATCACGAGAATAACAAGATCTTATATATAATGTGGATTATTCtaatataataaacaaattttCTAATAAAGCTTTTGGTGAAATCAGTCAACAGCAATACCCTTCCAAGtttaaaaacattacataatgataactCATTAAAACCCCAAGTATGCGTGCACATATAACGAATATTATATCTGTTATTAGACGAAGCTACCAAGGCAGAGTATGCCGAGAGGGTTGTGGCAGGTATAAAGCCGTGGTTCTACCACGTGGTCTTCAACGGGTTGTCGAGAACGAGGCCAAAGGAAGAAAGAAAGCGACTGACAGATCTCTACTTCGATAGGATGAGGGCATTTGCCCATGACAACCATGGCGGCAAGACTAGAATGCCATTGGTTGAGACGGTTGTCAGGAAATGCCTCTAACGGGAAAGTTGATCTTCAGACCTTGCATATATTGAAATACTCTCGACAGTATGAAGAACTCTTATTCAAAGGCATGGCCGTTAAactataaacttgtatcaaaagCATAATATCATAATCAGTTCCTACATACCCCCCTCCCCTCCTTTTATAAAACACCTTTGTAAATCATAGAAATAAAGCCGATGTGAATACCATTTTAGCAccatttatttttcaaagtcCAAAGATGTGTTTTACAACAAGAGATCTCAGAGAAATCTTTGTACCCATCATTCTTTATTTggtcaatacatttttttctatacTTTCCTTTTACTTCCTCTTTGTCTctaatcatttgaaaacaaggGGACCCCGGAACCTCATATGAAATTAGAGAACTTTAAAACACAAAATGGTCACCTTTCAACAACTTTATTGTCTAAGAAACACTTGGATTTGGCATCAGGCAAAACCTATATTTACCATCTCCAAAGAATTCTAGTAATTTTATTATGGTTTTAGTTATGTATTCTGATTTATATGAATTGTAATTTTAAATTTGGTTTTGGTGTGAAAAAAGTCAAGTCCACAAAATGGCAAAATGCGAAAAAACgcattttttctgcatgattatGGTAAAGCATCACTCCTTGACCTCTAATAAATGTATTAACAAAATTAGAAGgttgtgaggtgtatacttttggacttacaagctttctaAAAACTTACCCCAACAACTTTAAAGTAAGGTTGGGACACGGATGCCGGGATGACAGCACCACAAAATGTGTAGGACAGAAGTAATAAAATCTGTGTTATGTATTCTGTCATAGGACAGAAGTAATACAATCTGTGTTACTATACTGTATTCTGTCATAGGACAGAAGTAATAAAATCTGTGTTATTATACTGTATTCTGTCATAGGACAGAAGTAATAAAATCTGTGTTACTATACTGTATTCTGTCATAGGACAGAAGTAATAAAAtctgtattatactgtattctGTTATAGGACAGAAGTAATAAAATCTGTGTTACTATACTGTATTCTGTCATTGGACAGAAGTAATAAAATCTTTATGATACTCTTTTCTGTCATAGGACAGAAGTAATAAAatctgtgttatactgtattcTGTCATAGGACAGAAGTAATACAATCTTTATTATTATGCTGTATTCTGTCA from Pecten maximus chromosome 1, xPecMax1.1, whole genome shotgun sequence includes these protein-coding regions:
- the LOC117322370 gene encoding uncharacterized protein LOC117322370, giving the protein MLKLSSNVFQAAVGRSMYEQCLPNNSVDIAFSSIAVHNLSRRPCRIEGGVLSCDGTEKEKAVVKEQSARDWEQFVCMRGKELSPGGYLVVLNCGVDKDGKGLFPIKGGMPQLGKLLSTMLHDGLITQEEFLGTNFDVDIYRTEEDHSRPFTQGDRLTQMGLELLSVRSFTNWLEHHTFEIVDKDEATKAEYAERVVAGIKPWFYHVVFNGLSRTRPKEERKRLTDLYFDRMRAFAHDNHGGKTRMPLVETVVRKCL